In Archangium violaceum, the following are encoded in one genomic region:
- a CDS encoding CotH kinase family protein — MRLALLTGLLLLLGACGGPSDPPDTHPHTTDDIDNGKPDGGSPSEDAGRPDAGRPPDAGTPDAGSPDAGSPPDGGTQTGSRPSPSKPRWPALQTSIPTYELSLSQRDYDALYAHIPDPPSKEFKVLGHFLHEGRTYAVELSFRGRSTKTDPRVVKKSWDVRFDKEDRFQGRKNIELLAAWKDSGYLTEKLWYDLAASVGLRVPYARYAHVKLHLRQDNGTVITKYEGVFTELESINKDFLEAHDFDDDGDIYRCGMHDCEMRQPPQEHYQESWDKKTNEKQPWDSLWSFLEGVNRTPPHRFSAFVQEKLEVEDYLTWLAVDAFIANDLQGDSRSYLVHDPKTGRWTYVPWDLNNSLSLYNRTNAVIQGVKGEHALFSYTPYDPNVYDLWLFRRSFPDMQDMKPTWSTLTTRLYDDPALRARYVARLRLLLDTWLTEENIGPRVDAMHKLLAPYILPGKDGKTVDPYVSPEHAARSADYLHRFVSERREWLRQHLHDIESLGNGALVIDRVGRDASGAFWVQLYNRGSTPVSLSGLHLTGFTRQTDQWTLPSISVEPKHFVTFRQGAAGIEGLGATLDPQHPEVALYSADQMTALDLLWLAPLKPGEAYGRQPRGAESFGSQPGP, encoded by the coding sequence ATGAGACTCGCGCTGCTCACTGGACTTCTCCTGCTCCTGGGCGCGTGTGGAGGTCCGAGCGACCCGCCCGACACGCACCCCCACACCACGGACGACATCGACAACGGGAAGCCCGATGGCGGCTCTCCCTCCGAGGACGCGGGGCGTCCGGATGCCGGGCGCCCCCCTGACGCGGGTACACCGGACGCGGGCTCGCCAGACGCGGGCTCGCCGCCAGACGGAGGCACCCAGACGGGCTCGAGGCCCTCGCCCTCCAAGCCCCGGTGGCCGGCGCTGCAGACGTCCATCCCCACCTACGAGCTGTCGCTGAGTCAGCGCGACTACGATGCCCTCTACGCCCACATCCCGGATCCTCCCTCGAAGGAGTTCAAGGTGCTGGGCCACTTCCTCCATGAGGGCCGCACGTACGCGGTGGAGCTGAGCTTCCGGGGGCGCTCCACGAAGACGGACCCGCGCGTGGTGAAGAAGTCCTGGGATGTGCGCTTCGACAAGGAGGACCGCTTCCAGGGGAGGAAGAACATCGAGCTGCTCGCGGCGTGGAAGGACTCGGGCTACCTCACCGAGAAGCTCTGGTACGACCTGGCCGCGAGCGTGGGGTTGCGCGTGCCGTACGCCCGCTACGCCCACGTGAAGCTCCACCTGCGCCAGGACAACGGCACCGTCATCACGAAGTACGAGGGCGTCTTCACCGAGCTGGAGTCCATCAACAAGGACTTCCTCGAGGCCCACGACTTCGATGACGACGGGGACATCTACCGCTGCGGCATGCACGACTGCGAGATGCGCCAGCCGCCCCAGGAGCACTATCAGGAGTCCTGGGACAAGAAGACGAACGAGAAGCAGCCGTGGGACTCGCTGTGGAGCTTCCTCGAGGGCGTCAACCGCACGCCGCCGCACCGCTTCTCCGCCTTCGTCCAGGAGAAGCTGGAGGTGGAGGACTACCTCACCTGGCTGGCGGTGGACGCCTTCATCGCCAATGATCTGCAGGGCGACTCGCGCAGCTACCTCGTCCATGACCCCAAGACGGGCAGGTGGACGTACGTGCCGTGGGACCTGAACAACTCCCTGTCCCTCTACAACCGCACCAACGCCGTCATCCAGGGGGTGAAGGGGGAGCATGCGCTCTTCAGCTACACGCCCTATGACCCGAACGTGTACGACCTCTGGCTGTTCCGCCGAAGCTTCCCGGACATGCAGGACATGAAGCCGACGTGGAGCACGCTCACCACGCGTCTCTACGATGACCCGGCCTTGCGCGCCCGCTATGTCGCCCGGCTGCGCCTGCTGCTCGACACGTGGCTCACCGAGGAGAACATCGGCCCGCGCGTCGACGCCATGCACAAGCTGCTCGCCCCGTACATCCTGCCGGGCAAGGACGGCAAGACGGTGGATCCGTACGTCAGCCCCGAGCATGCCGCACGCAGCGCCGATTACCTCCACCGCTTCGTCAGCGAGCGTCGCGAGTGGCTGCGGCAGCACCTCCACGACATCGAGTCGCTGGGCAACGGGGCACTCGTCATCGACCGGGTGGGCCGCGATGCCTCGGGTGCCTTCTGGGTGCAGCTCTACAACCGTGGCTCCACGCCGGTGTCGCTGAGCGGACTGCACCTCACGGGCTTCACCCGGCAGACCGACCAGTGGACCCTGCCTTCCATCTCCGTGGAGCCCAAGCACTTCGTCACCTTCCGCCAGGGGGCCGCCGGCATCGAGGGCCTGGGGGCGACGCTCGACCCGCAGCACCCGGAGGTGGCGCTCTACTCGGCGGACCAGATGACGGCCCTGGACCTGCTGTGGCTGGCTCCCCTGAAGCCGGGGGAGGCCTACGGGCGGCAGCCTCGCGGCGCCGAGTCCTTCGGCAGCCAACCGGGGCCGTGA
- a CDS encoding Uma2 family endonuclease, producing the protein MSEHIHGQGEERVATAGAGLHPGSMSDKPPRREATYEDLEGVPSNFVGELVGGELYVSPRPRTVHARAAFRLGRALDPFDRSPVGEGPGGWVLLFEPELHLGGEALVPDLAGWRRERLPELPDVAALTLAPDWVCEVLSPSTEALDRVRKMGSYAREGVRRLWLVDPSLQTLEVYRLEDGRWSRLGAHLGNVTVHAEPFAALALELGSLWER; encoded by the coding sequence ATGAGCGAGCACATCCACGGGCAGGGGGAGGAGCGGGTTGCGACGGCCGGGGCGGGACTGCATCCTGGGAGCATGAGCGACAAGCCGCCACGGCGCGAAGCCACCTACGAAGACCTGGAGGGTGTCCCGTCCAACTTCGTGGGTGAGCTCGTCGGAGGTGAGCTGTACGTGAGCCCGCGGCCGAGGACGGTGCACGCCCGGGCCGCCTTCCGGCTGGGCAGGGCACTGGACCCCTTCGACCGGAGCCCGGTGGGGGAGGGGCCCGGGGGCTGGGTGCTCCTCTTCGAGCCCGAGCTGCACCTGGGCGGCGAGGCCCTGGTGCCGGACCTGGCCGGGTGGCGGCGCGAGCGCCTGCCCGAGCTGCCCGATGTCGCCGCGCTGACGCTCGCCCCCGACTGGGTCTGCGAGGTGTTGTCACCCTCCACGGAGGCGCTGGATCGGGTCCGGAAGATGGGCTCGTACGCGCGCGAGGGGGTGAGGCGCCTGTGGCTCGTGGACCCGAGCCTTCAGACGCTGGAGGTGTATCGGCTGGAGGACGGGCGCTGGTCGCGGCTCGGCGCGCACCTGGGGAACGTCACCGTCCACGCCGAGCCTTTCGCGGCCCTGGCCCTGGAACTGGGCTCGCTCTGGGAGCGCTGA
- a CDS encoding LOG family protein, with protein MVEIESLAAFEQHLASGKSLANVILQGLDLRGQNRTLLGADLSGTVFLGCELEKDALQAVLARGAMVFPPFSGLPYSPYRGGLYTPEELYAGFDPARPETYADTPDARIYAHWNSRGGANPPSLLETLAQRLHDHAVTDAMEEVLAQQGRPRKVVAIMGGHSMLRGQPDYRAVAELARELARLGFFLVSGGGPGAMEATHLGAWFARRSEAELASALDVLAKAPSYKDREWLARAFEVRAAWPLRDEDHPACESLGIPTWHYGHEPPNPFATHIAKYFANSVREDGLLTIAKGGVVYSPGSAGTIQEVFQDACQNHYNTVGVVSPMIFLGQEFWTRTRPVYPLLEHLAKGQEYARYLLLTDSKERIVQALVDFDRELGSQTAR; from the coding sequence GTGGTCGAGATCGAGAGCCTCGCGGCATTCGAGCAGCATCTGGCGAGCGGCAAGAGCCTCGCCAACGTCATCCTCCAGGGGCTGGACCTGAGAGGACAGAATCGGACCCTGCTGGGTGCCGACCTTTCGGGCACCGTCTTCCTCGGCTGCGAGCTCGAGAAGGACGCGCTGCAGGCCGTGCTCGCGCGCGGGGCCATGGTCTTCCCGCCCTTCTCGGGGCTGCCCTACTCACCGTATCGCGGCGGCCTCTACACCCCGGAGGAGCTGTACGCGGGCTTCGACCCCGCGCGCCCCGAGACCTACGCCGATACCCCCGACGCCCGCATCTACGCGCATTGGAACTCACGGGGCGGTGCCAACCCGCCCTCGCTGCTCGAGACGCTGGCGCAGCGGCTCCACGACCATGCCGTCACCGACGCCATGGAGGAGGTGCTCGCCCAACAGGGCCGGCCGCGCAAGGTGGTGGCCATCATGGGCGGTCATTCCATGCTCCGGGGGCAGCCCGACTACCGCGCGGTGGCGGAGCTGGCCCGCGAGCTGGCGCGGCTCGGCTTCTTCCTGGTGAGCGGCGGTGGACCGGGCGCCATGGAGGCCACCCACCTGGGCGCCTGGTTCGCCCGGCGCAGTGAGGCGGAGCTGGCCTCGGCTCTCGACGTCCTCGCCAAGGCCCCCAGCTACAAGGATCGCGAGTGGCTCGCGCGGGCCTTCGAGGTGCGCGCGGCCTGGCCGCTGCGCGACGAGGACCACCCCGCCTGCGAGAGTCTGGGCATCCCCACCTGGCACTACGGTCACGAGCCGCCCAACCCGTTCGCCACCCACATCGCCAAGTACTTCGCCAACAGCGTCCGCGAGGACGGTCTGCTCACCATCGCGAAGGGTGGTGTCGTCTACTCCCCGGGCAGTGCCGGCACCATCCAGGAGGTCTTCCAGGATGCCTGCCAGAACCACTACAACACCGTGGGCGTGGTCAGCCCGATGATCTTCCTGGGCCAGGAGTTCTGGACGCGCACGCGGCCGGTGTACCCGCTCCTGGAGCACCTCGCGAAGGGCCAGGAGTACGCGCGCTATCTGCTGCTCACGGACTCGAAGGAGCGCATCGTCCAGGCCTTGGTGGACTTCGACCGGGAGCTGGGGTCCCAGACCGCGCGCTGA
- a CDS encoding phosphomannomutase/phosphoglucomutase, producing the protein MNAHIFREYDIRGLVDKDLTVEVVELLGKGLGTVVRRKGGRSIVVGRDCRESSTRFRDALCRGLTSTGLNVFDVGVVPTPLTYFAANTLPVDGLAMITGSHNPPEYNGFKIGAGKTTFHGPEIQALRKLIEARDFEKAATPGTVSPFDIHTPYYHFVRQTVKVGRKGMKIVIDAGNGTGGAVGVPLFESMGFEVVPLFCEMDARFPNHHPDPTVVENMQDLIAAVKREKAEVGIAYDGDSDRIGVVDDQGNILWGDQIMILFSRYVLKESPGAAIVGEVKCSYTLYDDIAKHGGKPVMWKAGHSLIKAKMKEEHAELAGEMSGHIFFKNRYFGFDDAIYSSARLLEILTHEKKKLSELLADVPKTYASPELRVDTVEEKKFELVKRATETLRAAGHSIVDVDGVRVTFPDGWGLIRASNTQPILVLRFEASTPERLEEIRQLIEGTVAKMKREVGA; encoded by the coding sequence ATGAACGCGCACATCTTCCGCGAGTACGACATCCGTGGCCTGGTGGATAAGGACCTCACCGTCGAGGTGGTGGAACTGCTGGGCAAGGGACTCGGCACCGTGGTGCGGCGCAAGGGTGGACGCTCCATCGTGGTCGGCCGCGATTGTCGCGAGTCCTCCACGCGCTTCCGCGACGCCCTCTGCCGTGGCCTCACCTCCACCGGGCTCAACGTATTCGACGTCGGCGTGGTGCCCACCCCGCTGACCTACTTCGCCGCCAACACCCTGCCGGTGGACGGTCTGGCGATGATCACCGGCAGCCACAACCCGCCCGAGTACAACGGCTTCAAGATCGGCGCCGGCAAGACGACCTTCCACGGTCCGGAGATCCAGGCGCTGCGCAAGCTCATCGAGGCGCGCGACTTCGAGAAGGCCGCCACCCCGGGCACCGTCAGCCCCTTCGACATCCACACCCCGTACTACCACTTCGTCCGTCAGACGGTGAAGGTGGGCCGCAAGGGGATGAAGATCGTCATCGACGCGGGCAATGGCACCGGCGGCGCGGTGGGCGTGCCCCTCTTCGAGAGCATGGGCTTCGAGGTCGTCCCGCTCTTCTGCGAGATGGACGCGCGCTTCCCCAACCACCACCCGGACCCCACGGTGGTGGAGAACATGCAGGACCTCATCGCGGCCGTGAAGCGCGAGAAGGCCGAGGTGGGCATCGCCTATGACGGCGACAGCGACCGCATCGGCGTGGTGGACGACCAGGGCAACATCCTCTGGGGCGATCAGATCATGATCCTCTTCAGCCGCTACGTGCTGAAGGAGAGCCCCGGCGCGGCCATCGTCGGCGAGGTGAAGTGCTCCTACACCCTCTATGACGACATCGCGAAGCACGGCGGCAAGCCGGTGATGTGGAAGGCGGGCCACTCCCTCATCAAGGCGAAGATGAAGGAGGAGCACGCGGAGCTGGCCGGCGAGATGAGCGGCCACATCTTCTTCAAGAACCGCTACTTCGGCTTCGACGACGCCATCTACTCCTCGGCGCGTCTGCTGGAGATCCTCACCCACGAGAAGAAGAAGCTCTCCGAGCTGCTGGCGGACGTGCCCAAGACGTACGCCTCGCCCGAGCTGCGCGTGGACACGGTGGAGGAGAAGAAGTTCGAGCTCGTCAAGCGCGCCACCGAGACCCTGCGCGCGGCGGGTCACTCCATCGTGGACGTGGACGGCGTGCGGGTGACCTTCCCGGACGGGTGGGGCCTCATTCGCGCCTCCAACACCCAGCCCATCCTGGTGCTGCGCTTCGAGGCCAGCACCCCCGAGCGGCTGGAGGAGATCCGCCAGCTCATCGAGGGCACGGTGGCGAAGATGAAGCGCGAGGTTGGCGCCTGA
- a CDS encoding NADPH-dependent FMN reductase: protein MATPHLLALCGSLRTGALNMKLLDIAVAEARRLGAEVDVVEPKSLAQLPIFDQEVEAQGLPALVKNLRERLARANGLLIASPEYNSSIPGGLKNAIDWVSRPPERLFQEKWAALMGASPGAFGTARMQPHLRQVLAGLGTHVLPAQVHLPRSMEAFNPDGSLKEEARHKEVVSLVSALLTKLKG from the coding sequence ATGGCCACCCCCCACCTGCTCGCCCTGTGTGGAAGCCTCCGCACGGGCGCCCTCAACATGAAGCTGCTCGACATCGCCGTGGCGGAGGCCCGCCGGCTGGGCGCCGAGGTGGATGTCGTGGAGCCCAAGTCGCTCGCGCAGCTGCCCATCTTCGATCAGGAAGTGGAGGCCCAGGGCCTGCCCGCCCTGGTGAAGAACCTGCGGGAGCGGCTGGCCCGCGCCAATGGGTTGCTCATCGCCAGCCCCGAGTACAACTCCTCCATTCCGGGCGGCCTGAAGAACGCCATCGACTGGGTGTCGCGTCCGCCCGAGCGCCTCTTCCAGGAGAAGTGGGCGGCGCTGATGGGGGCCTCGCCGGGTGCCTTCGGCACCGCGCGCATGCAGCCCCACCTGCGGCAGGTGCTGGCCGGGCTGGGAACGCACGTGCTGCCCGCCCAGGTGCACCTGCCCCGGTCCATGGAAGCCTTCAACCCGGACGGGAGCCTCAAGGAAGAGGCCCGACACAAAGAGGTGGTGTCGCTCGTCTCGGCCCTCCTCACCAAGCTCAAGGGCTGA
- a CDS encoding ROK family protein, protein MPTLGIDLGGTFARAAVVNEQGKIVAASKIPLAERSPSAVVESIAQAAKVAVESAGTPVQFCGVGAAGQIHGDSGVLAVAPNLGWRNVPLGEMLRTRLGFTVRVVNDLAAAAWGELNAGAGRGAQDMYTVFVGSGVGSAIIAGGKLVHGAGGVAGELGHTKVVPNGRKCGCGELGCLEAYVGGHNIIAQTRELLASGRSHILMELTGGDPARVTPVTLEHAAERGDTEAREVYERASLMLAIAVANQVTVLNPARLILGGGVLAHCPGIRRRVVEGVQAYASMTSREGLLISDAELGDDSGLIGAALLA, encoded by the coding sequence ATGCCTACGCTCGGTATCGACCTGGGAGGTACGTTCGCCCGCGCGGCGGTGGTGAACGAGCAGGGAAAAATCGTCGCCGCTTCCAAGATTCCGCTCGCCGAGCGCAGCCCCTCGGCCGTGGTGGAGTCCATTGCCCAGGCGGCCAAGGTGGCCGTGGAGTCGGCCGGTACGCCCGTGCAGTTCTGCGGCGTGGGCGCGGCCGGGCAGATCCACGGTGACTCGGGCGTGCTGGCGGTGGCGCCCAACCTCGGCTGGCGCAACGTGCCGCTGGGGGAGATGCTCCGCACGCGGCTGGGCTTCACCGTCCGGGTGGTCAATGACCTGGCGGCCGCCGCGTGGGGTGAGCTCAACGCCGGCGCGGGCCGCGGTGCCCAGGACATGTACACGGTGTTCGTGGGCTCGGGCGTGGGCAGCGCCATCATCGCCGGTGGCAAGCTGGTGCACGGCGCGGGCGGAGTGGCTGGCGAGCTGGGGCACACCAAGGTGGTGCCCAACGGGCGCAAGTGTGGCTGCGGCGAGCTGGGCTGCCTCGAGGCCTACGTCGGCGGCCACAACATCATCGCGCAGACGCGCGAGCTGCTGGCCTCCGGGCGCTCGCACATCCTCATGGAGCTGACGGGCGGGGACCCGGCCCGGGTGACGCCGGTGACGCTGGAGCATGCGGCGGAGCGGGGAGACACCGAGGCGCGGGAAGTCTACGAGCGCGCCAGCCTCATGCTGGCCATCGCCGTCGCCAACCAGGTGACGGTGCTCAACCCGGCGCGGCTCATCCTGGGCGGCGGCGTGCTGGCGCACTGCCCGGGCATCCGCCGGCGCGTGGTGGAGGGAGTACAGGCGTACGCCTCCATGACCTCGCGCGAGGGGCTGCTCATCAGCGACGCCGAGCTCGGTGACGACAGCGGCCTCATCGGGGCGGCGCTCCTGGCCTGA
- a CDS encoding BMP family lipoprotein yields the protein MATARPLRMSLLFGLLLVSACKKQEEAKPEATPAKPAESANAPAAAAPKEKSLKVGLVTDVGGRGDHSFNDSALRGLELWGAGKKMEGGSYKDASPEELKETLQQDLATRGIAPVGVTPVVLQSKVPEDYEPNLQLLVDQGVSLAVGVGFMLENAVETVAKRNPDSKFLLIDSPLVAADGKTYTLPNVRTVMFREEQGSFLVGALAGLATKGNKVGFVGGMEVPLIKKFEAGFRAGVAATNPKATVLVNYTGSFDNVAAGKQVGQDLVTKGADIVYHAAGSDGLGVIQAVKEARTAGKPVFVIGVDSDQSHLAPEAVLTSMLKRVDLGVYEAVRDLSQGKLEGGDVVLGLKEGGVSYAPVRVDFPGKAEALQKIEELRAKVVSGEIQVPTNPSQLSTAPAKP from the coding sequence ATGGCTACTGCTCGTCCCCTGCGCATGTCCCTGCTGTTCGGCCTGTTGCTCGTGTCCGCCTGCAAGAAGCAGGAGGAGGCGAAGCCGGAGGCCACTCCCGCCAAGCCCGCGGAGTCCGCCAATGCCCCGGCCGCCGCCGCTCCGAAGGAGAAGTCACTCAAGGTCGGCCTCGTCACGGACGTGGGCGGCCGCGGTGACCACTCCTTCAACGACTCGGCGCTGCGTGGCCTGGAGCTGTGGGGCGCGGGCAAGAAGATGGAGGGCGGTAGCTACAAGGACGCCTCCCCCGAGGAGCTGAAGGAGACGCTCCAGCAGGACCTGGCCACGCGCGGCATCGCCCCGGTGGGCGTCACCCCGGTGGTGCTGCAGAGCAAGGTGCCCGAGGACTACGAGCCCAACCTGCAGCTGCTGGTGGATCAGGGTGTGTCCCTGGCCGTCGGCGTGGGCTTCATGCTCGAGAACGCCGTGGAGACGGTGGCCAAGCGCAACCCGGACTCGAAGTTCCTCCTCATCGACAGCCCGCTGGTGGCCGCCGATGGGAAGACCTACACCCTGCCCAACGTGCGCACGGTGATGTTCCGCGAGGAGCAGGGCAGCTTCCTGGTGGGCGCGCTGGCCGGTCTGGCGACGAAGGGCAACAAGGTGGGCTTCGTGGGCGGCATGGAGGTGCCCCTCATCAAGAAGTTCGAGGCCGGCTTCCGCGCGGGCGTGGCCGCCACCAACCCCAAGGCCACCGTGCTGGTGAACTACACCGGTAGCTTCGACAACGTGGCCGCTGGCAAGCAGGTGGGCCAGGACCTCGTCACCAAGGGCGCGGACATCGTCTACCACGCGGCCGGCTCGGACGGCCTGGGCGTCATCCAGGCGGTGAAGGAGGCTCGTACCGCCGGCAAGCCCGTGTTCGTCATCGGCGTGGACTCGGATCAGTCCCACCTCGCCCCGGAGGCGGTGCTGACCTCGATGCTCAAGCGCGTGGACCTGGGCGTCTACGAGGCCGTGCGTGACCTGTCCCAGGGCAAGCTGGAGGGCGGCGACGTGGTGCTGGGCCTCAAGGAGGGCGGCGTCTCCTACGCCCCCGTGCGCGTGGACTTCCCGGGCAAGGCCGAGGCCCTCCAGAAGATCGAGGAGCTGCGCGCCAAGGTCGTCAGCGGGGAGATCCAGGTGCCCACCAACCCCTCGCAGCTCTCCACCGCCCCGGCCAAGCCGTAA
- a CDS encoding OmpA family protein, whose protein sequence is MRGWKRLTWGVLGAAALAGCAGSTPRELLDARYAYQRASAGPAAQFTPNALAEARAALEAANRAHELERGSERTRSLAYVALRKAETAESLARAAVADQERQQAAQQLAAAQSSDVERTRQELDRARSELAEAQRLRAEAEQRQAQVREQEQLTARQQELEQARRAEEERVARLAEAQARADQLNAQLEQERQARLQAEQRAAQAEADARAQAQVAEDLRNIRQVQVKEEARGLVLTLSGSVLFRSGSADLLPAARRRLDEVAEALKKAQNPLVIEGHTDSQGATEVNEELSYQRAEAVRDYLVDRGVDSERIRTDGMGEAHPIASNKNPEGRANNRRVEIIIERGIGGAGQQPQQQQPQEPQPQQPQQPQQPQQPAPTPTP, encoded by the coding sequence ATGCGGGGATGGAAGCGTCTGACGTGGGGAGTGCTCGGTGCCGCCGCGCTCGCGGGGTGCGCGGGCAGCACGCCGCGCGAGCTGCTGGATGCGCGCTATGCCTACCAACGGGCCTCCGCGGGGCCCGCGGCCCAGTTCACTCCCAATGCGCTGGCGGAGGCGCGCGCGGCGCTCGAAGCGGCCAACCGCGCCCATGAGTTGGAGAGGGGCTCGGAGCGCACACGCTCGCTGGCGTACGTGGCGCTGCGCAAGGCGGAGACGGCCGAGTCGCTCGCCCGGGCCGCGGTCGCCGACCAGGAGCGGCAGCAGGCGGCGCAGCAGCTCGCGGCGGCCCAGTCCTCGGACGTCGAGCGCACGCGCCAGGAGCTGGACCGGGCCCGCTCCGAGCTCGCCGAGGCCCAGCGGCTGCGCGCGGAGGCGGAGCAGCGGCAGGCCCAGGTCCGGGAGCAGGAGCAGCTGACGGCGCGGCAGCAGGAGCTGGAGCAGGCACGGCGCGCGGAGGAGGAGCGCGTGGCGCGGCTCGCCGAGGCCCAGGCACGCGCGGATCAGCTCAACGCGCAGCTCGAACAGGAGCGCCAGGCGCGGCTCCAGGCCGAGCAGCGCGCGGCCCAGGCGGAGGCCGATGCGCGGGCGCAGGCCCAGGTGGCCGAGGATCTGCGCAACATCCGGCAGGTCCAGGTGAAGGAGGAGGCGCGCGGGCTGGTGCTCACGCTCTCCGGCAGCGTGCTCTTCCGCTCGGGCAGCGCGGACCTGTTGCCGGCGGCCCGGCGGCGGCTCGACGAGGTGGCCGAGGCCCTGAAGAAGGCGCAGAACCCGCTCGTCATCGAGGGACACACCGACAGCCAGGGCGCCACGGAGGTCAACGAGGAGCTCTCCTACCAGCGCGCCGAGGCCGTGAGGGACTACCTCGTCGACCGGGGCGTGGACAGCGAGCGCATCCGCACGGATGGGATGGGCGAGGCGCACCCCATCGCCTCCAACAAGAACCCCGAGGGCCGCGCGAACAACCGCCGGGTGGAGATCATCATCGAGCGCGGCATCGGCGGAGCCGGCCAGCAGCCGCAGCAGCAGCAGCCGCAAGAGCCGCAGCCGCAGCAGCCACAACAGCCGCAGCAGCCGCAGCAGCCGGCCCCGACGCCGACGCCGTGA
- a CDS encoding DUF4398 domain-containing protein: MRKAIVGAALLLGLAGCVSVQRVAPTQQLVDSEVTIRQAEEAGAEAVPQAAQHLRWAREQAREARKLLERNKREQAALLLQRAEADAALALALAREAPARAEADQARQQVQQLQQGPVQQ, translated from the coding sequence ATGCGAAAGGCAATCGTGGGCGCGGCGTTGCTGCTGGGTCTGGCCGGCTGCGTGAGCGTGCAGCGGGTGGCGCCAACACAGCAGTTGGTGGACTCGGAGGTCACCATCCGCCAGGCGGAGGAGGCCGGGGCCGAGGCGGTACCGCAGGCGGCGCAACACCTGCGCTGGGCCCGGGAGCAGGCCCGTGAGGCTCGCAAGCTGCTCGAGCGCAACAAGCGTGAGCAGGCGGCGCTCCTCCTGCAGCGCGCCGAGGCGGACGCGGCGCTGGCGCTCGCCCTGGCACGCGAGGCACCAGCCCGCGCCGAGGCAGATCAAGCCCGCCAGCAGGTGCAGCAGCTCCAGCAGGGCCCGGTGCAGCAGTAG
- a CDS encoding hybrid sensor histidine kinase/response regulator, which produces MRAGDAPSASVLLVDDQPSDLMALERQLSGSGLRVVKATSGEEALRQLDDQDFALILMDVRMPGLDGFETARLIRQHEPLRRVPLIFLSGASREEASVVNGYANGAVDYLRKPVEPEALRAKVRVFVDLYLEREALRRERAQERRLLEERRLAVEKDRERLLEELREAVRLRDEFLSVASHELKTPLTPLALRLRLLLQELEAEPDSPGTRRLLRHLETARQQVRRLTVLVDGLLDTTHITSGRIALCHEEDVNLAAIVRNVAASFETQAERAGCPMGLEVPGHVLGRWDPLRLEQVVSNLLSNALKFGAGSPVHLRVEEREGWGRLVVRDQGIGMDDGVRARLFRRFERGVSERHYGGLGLGLFISQQIVQAMGGRILVESTPGQGATFTVELPCSALPESPPPGRGPS; this is translated from the coding sequence GTGCGAGCAGGGGATGCGCCTTCCGCCAGCGTCCTGTTGGTGGATGACCAGCCTTCCGACCTGATGGCCCTGGAGCGCCAGCTCTCCGGGTCCGGGCTGCGCGTCGTGAAGGCCACCTCCGGTGAGGAGGCGCTCCGACAGCTGGATGACCAGGACTTCGCCCTCATCCTCATGGACGTCCGGATGCCGGGCCTGGACGGCTTCGAGACAGCCCGGCTCATCCGGCAGCACGAGCCCCTGCGGCGCGTGCCCCTCATCTTCCTCTCGGGTGCCTCGCGCGAGGAAGCCTCCGTGGTGAACGGGTACGCGAACGGAGCGGTGGACTACCTGCGCAAGCCGGTGGAGCCGGAGGCCCTGCGCGCCAAGGTGCGTGTCTTCGTGGACCTCTACCTCGAGCGCGAAGCGCTGCGGCGCGAGCGGGCCCAGGAGCGGCGGTTGCTCGAGGAGCGGCGCCTGGCGGTGGAGAAGGATCGCGAGCGGCTCCTGGAGGAGCTGCGCGAGGCGGTGCGCCTGCGCGACGAGTTCCTCTCCGTGGCCAGTCATGAGCTGAAGACCCCCCTCACACCGCTCGCCCTGCGGCTGCGGCTGCTGCTGCAGGAACTGGAGGCGGAGCCGGACAGCCCGGGGACGCGGCGCCTGCTGCGGCACCTGGAGACGGCGCGCCAGCAGGTCCGGCGGCTGACGGTGCTGGTGGACGGACTGCTGGACACCACGCACATCACCAGCGGGCGGATCGCCCTGTGCCACGAGGAGGACGTCAATCTCGCGGCCATCGTCCGCAACGTGGCCGCCAGCTTCGAGACCCAGGCGGAGCGGGCGGGCTGCCCGATGGGGCTCGAGGTCCCCGGCCACGTTCTGGGCCGGTGGGATCCACTGCGGTTGGAGCAGGTGGTGTCGAACCTGTTGTCCAACGCCCTCAAGTTCGGCGCGGGCTCGCCCGTGCACCTGCGCGTGGAGGAGCGGGAAGGGTGGGGGCGGCTGGTGGTGCGTGACCAGGGAATCGGAATGGACGATGGCGTGCGCGCGCGTCTCTTCCGCCGGTTCGAGCGGGGCGTGTCGGAGCGGCACTACGGTGGCCTGGGTCTGGGCCTCTTCATCTCCCAGCAGATCGTCCAGGCCATGGGCGGCCGCATCCTCGTGGAGAGCACCCCGGGGCAGGGGGCCACCTTCACCGTCGAGCTGCCGTGCTCGGCCCTTCCGGAGTCGCCACCCCCGGGACGGGGGCCGTCATGA